The Gordonibacter urolithinfaciens genome contains a region encoding:
- a CDS encoding SPFH domain-containing protein translates to MSDKTARATGGASVEKTIHARNGWPLLLLTFVLAAACVACIVAGATMLPPEDMPLATPAHTMGVVLLVVGIVVLCVGPLLMLMGFFTIQPNQARVLILFGDYKGTVRDEGFHWANPFYSRSAGSTVDARTGKSTPLSTKVSLRARTYNGEHLKVNDKCGNPIEIADVIVWRVENTAKALFDVDDYNSYVHTQSETALRHVATTYAYDQMPGEPEGEITLRSNIEEVSAALKEELAVRLEKAGVVIDDARLTHLAYAPEIAQAMLRRQQADAVIAAREKIVQGAVGMVEMALGELSRKNVVDLDDERKAAMVSNLMVVLCGESDAQPVLNTGTLYQ, encoded by the coding sequence ATGTCCGATAAGACCGCGCGTGCGACCGGCGGCGCGTCCGTCGAGAAAACCATCCACGCAAGGAACGGCTGGCCCCTGCTGCTGCTCACGTTCGTTCTCGCAGCCGCGTGCGTCGCCTGCATCGTGGCCGGGGCGACCATGCTGCCGCCCGAAGACATGCCCCTCGCCACGCCGGCCCACACGATGGGCGTGGTGCTGTTGGTCGTGGGCATCGTCGTGCTCTGCGTGGGGCCCCTGTTGATGCTCATGGGCTTCTTCACCATCCAGCCGAACCAGGCGCGCGTGCTCATCCTGTTCGGCGACTACAAGGGCACGGTGCGCGACGAGGGCTTCCACTGGGCGAACCCGTTCTACTCGCGCTCGGCCGGCAGCACCGTCGATGCGCGCACTGGAAAGAGCACGCCGCTGTCCACGAAGGTCTCGCTGCGCGCCCGCACGTACAACGGAGAGCACCTGAAGGTGAACGACAAGTGCGGCAACCCCATCGAGATAGCCGACGTCATCGTCTGGCGCGTCGAGAACACGGCGAAGGCTCTGTTCGACGTGGACGACTACAACTCCTACGTGCACACGCAGAGCGAGACGGCGCTGCGTCACGTGGCCACCACCTATGCCTACGACCAGATGCCCGGAGAGCCTGAGGGCGAGATAACGCTGCGCAGCAACATCGAGGAGGTGTCGGCCGCTCTCAAGGAGGAGCTGGCCGTGCGCCTGGAGAAAGCCGGCGTGGTGATAGACGACGCGCGCCTCACGCACCTGGCCTATGCGCCGGAGATCGCCCAGGCGATGCTGCGCCGCCAGCAGGCGGACGCCGTGATAGCCGCGCGTGAGAAGATCGTGCAGGGCGCGGTGGGCATGGTGGAGATGGCGCTGGGCGAGCTGTCGCGCAAGAACGTGGTAGACTTGGACGACGAGCGCAAGGCCGCTATGGTGTCGAACCTCATGGTGGTGCTGTGCGGCGAGTCCGACGCCCAGCCCGTGCTGAACACGGGGACGCTGTACCAGTAG
- the rplA gene encoding 50S ribosomal protein L1, producing the protein MTKLSKNYRAAIEKIGEEAYAPLAAMNLVKEVSTAKFDETVTVDFRLGIDTRQADQQLRGTVSLPNGSGKTVRVAVFAEGEAARAAEEAGADIVGSDELMQQIQAGEFNFDAAVATPDQMGKVGRLGKILGPRGLMPNPKLGTVTNDVAKAINELKGGRVEYRADRYGIAHVIIGKVSFTAEQLAENYGAVYDEIIRMKPAAAKGKYVKSVTVSATMTPGVSVDSSVTRNYTEAGE; encoded by the coding sequence ATGACGAAACTGTCCAAGAACTACCGTGCTGCGATCGAGAAGATCGGCGAGGAGGCCTACGCGCCGCTGGCGGCTATGAACCTGGTGAAGGAAGTCTCCACCGCCAAGTTCGACGAGACGGTGACGGTCGACTTCCGCCTGGGCATCGATACCCGCCAGGCCGACCAGCAGCTCCGCGGCACCGTGAGCCTGCCGAACGGCTCGGGCAAGACGGTCCGCGTGGCCGTGTTCGCCGAGGGCGAGGCTGCCCGCGCTGCCGAGGAGGCCGGCGCCGACATCGTGGGCTCCGACGAGCTTATGCAGCAGATCCAGGCCGGCGAGTTCAACTTCGACGCCGCCGTGGCCACGCCCGACCAGATGGGCAAGGTCGGCCGTCTCGGTAAGATCCTCGGCCCCCGCGGCCTCATGCCGAACCCGAAGCTCGGTACCGTCACCAACGACGTGGCGAAGGCCATCAACGAGCTCAAGGGCGGCCGCGTGGAGTACCGTGCCGACCGTTACGGCATCGCGCACGTCATCATCGGCAAGGTCAGCTTCACGGCCGAGCAGCTCGCCGAGAACTACGGTGCCGTGTACGACGAGATCATTCGCATGAAGCCGGCTGCGGCCAAGGGCAAGTACGTGAAGTCCGTCACCGTGTCCGCCACGATGACGCCGGGCGTGTCGGTCGATTCCAGCGTGACCCGCAACTACACGGAGGCTGGCGAGTAG
- the rplK gene encoding 50S ribosomal protein L11, which produces MAEKKQTGFIKLQIPAGAANPAPPVGPALGAQGVNIMQFCQAFNAQTQDQSGTIIPVEITVYEDKSFTFVCKTPPAAILIKEKLGIKSGAGIPHMQSVGTLTEDQLREIAEIKLPDLNANTIEAAMEIIAGTARSMGVRIEGREMKIKYVPSKKVAAMLQGKTLEDED; this is translated from the coding sequence ATGGCTGAAAAGAAGCAAACCGGCTTTATCAAGCTGCAGATCCCCGCGGGTGCCGCGAACCCGGCTCCTCCGGTCGGCCCGGCGCTGGGCGCCCAGGGCGTCAACATCATGCAGTTCTGCCAGGCGTTCAACGCCCAGACGCAGGACCAGTCCGGCACCATCATTCCGGTCGAGATCACGGTGTACGAGGACAAGTCGTTCACGTTCGTGTGCAAGACTCCGCCGGCGGCCATCCTCATCAAGGAGAAGCTGGGCATCAAGAGCGGCGCGGGCATCCCGCACATGCAGTCCGTGGGCACCCTCACCGAGGACCAGCTCCGCGAGATCGCCGAGATCAAGCTGCCGGACCTCAACGCCAACACGATCGAGGCCGCTATGGAGATCATCGCCGGCACGGCTCGTTCCATGGGCGTGCGCATCGAGGGCCGCGAGATGAAGATCAAGTACGTGCCTTCCAAGAAGGTTGCCGCCATGCTGCAGGGCAAGACGCTTGAGGACGAGGACTAG
- the nusG gene encoding transcription termination/antitermination protein NusG — protein sequence MSKKWYVLHTYSGYENKVKKNLETRIETMGLENNVFAIEIPTEMVTEIKEGGRRVESEKKVFPGYVLVRMELDDRSWAAVRNTPGVTGFVGSQGNPAPLTRDEYNKIMGMRSDKNRPGTPKKTSSSIEVGQSVKVVSGPLAEFDGVVSEVSPDAGKVKVLVSIFGRETPVELSFDQIAKI from the coding sequence ATGTCGAAGAAATGGTACGTCCTGCACACCTACTCGGGCTATGAGAACAAGGTGAAGAAGAACCTCGAGACGCGTATCGAGACCATGGGCCTCGAGAACAACGTGTTCGCCATCGAGATCCCCACCGAGATGGTGACGGAAATCAAAGAGGGCGGGCGCCGCGTCGAGAGCGAGAAGAAGGTGTTCCCGGGCTATGTGCTCGTCCGCATGGAGCTTGACGACCGCAGCTGGGCGGCCGTGCGCAACACGCCGGGCGTCACGGGTTTCGTGGGCAGCCAGGGCAACCCGGCTCCGCTGACCCGCGACGAGTACAACAAGATCATGGGCATGCGCTCGGACAAAAACCGTCCCGGCACGCCGAAGAAGACGTCCTCCTCCATCGAGGTGGGGCAGTCCGTCAAAGTGGTTTCCGGACCGTTGGCGGAGTTCGACGGCGTGGTCTCGGAGGTGTCCCCCGATGCCGGCAAGGTGAAGGTGCTCGTGTCGATCTTCGGGCGCGAGACTCCCGTGGAGCTCTCGTTCGACCAGATCGCCAAGATTTAG
- the secE gene encoding preprotein translocase subunit SecE: MAKKSKTQRAKASAARAARKAQALEAESAAVEAKDIAEADAAAEPKKRFFKKADKAETPAANKQDKGKIEKKAEKKVESKPKKRRFGFLKDVRAEMKRVTWPTKKDVLRWSVVVVAALLFFGVYVALLDNVIITPVLVGISSLGA, encoded by the coding sequence ATGGCGAAGAAATCGAAAACACAGCGCGCAAAGGCCTCGGCCGCACGCGCCGCACGAAAGGCGCAGGCCCTCGAGGCCGAGAGCGCCGCAGTCGAGGCGAAGGATATCGCCGAGGCCGATGCCGCCGCGGAACCCAAGAAGCGGTTTTTCAAGAAAGCCGACAAGGCCGAGACCCCTGCCGCCAACAAGCAGGACAAGGGCAAGATAGAGAAGAAAGCCGAGAAGAAGGTCGAGAGCAAGCCCAAGAAGCGTCGTTTCGGCTTCCTCAAGGACGTGCGTGCCGAGATGAAGCGCGTGACGTGGCCCACGAAGAAGGACGTGCTCCGCTGGAGCGTCGTCGTCGTGGCCGCGCTGCTGTTCTTCGGCGTGTACGTGGCTCTTCTCGACAACGTCATCATCACACCGGTTCTCGTGGGCATCTCGAGTTTGGGGGCTTAA